The Narcine bancroftii isolate sNarBan1 chromosome 8, sNarBan1.hap1, whole genome shotgun sequence region CATTAATTGGATCTTTGGTTTCATGCTTATCCTCTTATATTCTTCAGGGAAGGAGTCAGTGATGACTGGGAGCACAGTTTCTGATTATGCAGGCATAGTCTGCACACTGAAAATCAATAATTGAGAGGGAAAGATCTTAGTTCTAGAGTGGATACAATGAAGATGGAACAGTCTTGGATTGGTCCAATTGATTAACTCCACTTTGTTCTCAGTCATTGATGAAAGGTTCCACGAATGTTTATTGGCACCCCACCTTGATGGACTGGTGCTTAGCATTCATTCAAACTCatcagaagggctgaagggcctgtttctgtgctgtaatgttctatggttcattaCCATAAGCAGAGGATCATTTAACCAAAGGTAGTTACATTGGAAGAGAACCCAACAGCAAAACtttgttttaaaatataattcaatgttaattgttttatttgcaaatgtgaaaatacattttaaatgataCATAGCAAAGTCATCAACAATTAAATACAAATCTATACATCTTTAAAAGCAATTTAAAATATGTTCAAGTTTGCTTTAATGTATAACATTTGAATATTTACAGATTGCTAACAGATACTCAATTGTTTACTCTGATCTTCCCCCAATCTGAATATTAACTTTAAAGGGGAATTAAACAGAGAACTTGAATCCCTTTAAAACAGAGAACATTCTGAGACTTTGTTAACCACTCTTGAATATTGTCTCAGAGTGGCTCCGGACCTCAGGAACAGAATCCTGGTTTATTTTGGGATCATGGTGGTCAAGCACAGCCGAAGAGCAATGTAAAGAGCCAGTGGGTATCCAACAGCCTCAAAAACACAGCAAGCAACTGCTTCTTAGAAGTCAATAAAATGAATAAAGGAATTGAAATTGATGAATCAGATAAAGGAAGGGAAGCTGCCCTGTGTAGGCTTTTCATCGAAGAAGAATTTCCATATCTGGAGAACAACCAAAAATTCATTTTTGAAACGTCTGGCAAATttggcatttattgtccatctctgGACATCTAGCAAGGGTGGTGATATTCTTCTGGGAACAGTGCTGTCGCTGATGCAACCTTGAATCCATAAGAGTTGCTAAATCAGAGGACAGTTAAGAACCAATCACACGGAGGTAGAATCACATGTTTCCTGTTCTAAAGGATATTAATAATGGAGCCAAAGTTTTCCAAAAATCCAGCACGTTGAGAATTACCTTTATCAAACCCAAATTAGATTTCATTTCCAATTCTCAAACTGCTTTGGTAGATTTGAATTCCAATTCTTTGTATTAATATTCCAGTGGATGTAACTATAGCATTCCTAGACCATGGATTATTCTTCAATTAACTGTTCAGATTTATCGATGTTTCTGCCATGTTATAGGCAACTCCAGCTGAGACAGACCCAGTGTTGGAACTAGATTCCAAGACATCACCCTATTAATACAAACTCTTTAGCATCAAGCACGATGTGCTGAAAAGCAGGATGGATATAATCTGAAATGTTTCCTCTGTAGAAAGCGAGGGACGTGAGGTTTGTTTTAAAATCTTGCTTCTTCTCTTGTTAAAATCAAACTTTGTTCTGAAATCAACCtggaaaaggcaaaaaaaaactattttacaAGACGCAGGTGGTTGCTGTTTCATTTTAGCACCATCAAATTAATTTTGCTCTTTGTCAGATACATGGGTTCATCACCCAGTTTCTAACAATGATATGCCAGTCAAAATGATGCGCAACCTAACAGCAACATGGGAGTGTTTTCAATGACTATTGGTCTTGTCAGTGAAGCTCTCGGAATGTTTGGAATTGCAGATCCATTGAGAATTGCTTTCTTTTCTAAAGAGCACAAAGTTGCCTGCCCTTGAGTTTCAAAGGTTAAAACTCAATGAAAAGTTGTTAATCAGGGTTAGAAAAAGAACAGAATTGCACTGTGATTGACTCCTCTCTTTTCTCCAACTGTCTGTCATCCATCCATCCAATGGTTTCTTGTCTTTTCCACCCACAGCAGGTCACTAGTACAAACACTGGAATTCTCATACCAGCTAGATGGCAGATCTAGAAAGAAGTGGGATCGAGTGAGGCGCTAATGGGGAAAAACACCAAAGGCATATTCAAATGCAGTAGAGGTACGGATGAacatgggaaggggagggaacaCCAGGTCAAGGATACTCTCTTGATCATTAAGATCATTCTGTACAAATGCCAGCACTTAGGCTGCATGTTGGAGGGAGTGGGGCAGTACAGGAAGCAAACAAAGTCTTACATTTCTACAGtgtctttcatcaatgctttacATCAAATACAGTACTTTCAGGTGTAGCCACTGTTGCAGTGTAAGGAATGCAGCAAATCATCAGATAGCGTGTTTTATTGATGTTAGTTAGAGGGAAAAAATATTGGCCCCTCATCTGAATTGGGAACGCATTCAAAATCAAAATTATAGGATCATATTCACCAGCATGAAAGGTCCAATGGGGTCCCAATTTAACATCCACCTCCCAGCTATTCTGAAGACACTAATGTACCTCATTAAAGTTAAaagatagaaatgctggaggaactcagctggtctcacagcctcctatggaccctgcgagactggttgagttcctccaacatttctgtgttttgactacgatcacagcatctgcagactttcatatttcattcGTACCTCATTAAAGGCCTCTGTGACTTGAACCCATGATCTTTTGACTGCTACCAAATGAGACCTGGTTCAAGGGGAGCTGTTGGGAAGATCATGCTGAGTCCTGGGATTATAGATTTCATTTATAAGTAACAACTGCTGAGTCAGGTACCTTACTGCTTCAGTCTTCAGGAAACCCTTGCTGACTCGACTTCTTCTGTCAGACTCAGCACCTCACCATTTAATTTCTCCATTTCCATACTGTTAAAAGAATACAGAGGTAATGTAAGGGAGGAGCAGCCAAACAGGACTAGCCTTAGTAACTGGTATTCCAGACTTTGGATGCAGGGCTCATTGAGGTCAAGAACATGAGAAGGTAGGAGCAGGGTCAGGCCACCTGGTCCCTGAAGCCTGCCCTGACCTTCACTGTGATCAATATATTTGCCTCAAGCCTCAGCTCCACATCACCCTCAGATCAATGGATATGTCTACAGCCATTTGAATGTGCTCTTTGGGATGGAGAATTCCGGAGATTCACTACCTTCCCAGGGAAGAGATTTCAGTGCAACTTGCTTTTAAATGCCCTGCCTTTCTTGAAACTATGTCCCCTCATTTGAGACTCTCCCACTAGTGAAAGCATTTACCCTGTCAtcatcccctctcccacccccttgaGGATCGTATATATTTCAATAAGGTTATCCCTCAGttttctaaactccaaagaatacaAATCCAAATCTGGCTAAGTTGCTTACGTGAAGGTGAATGTGGGACACATGAGGTCTGTTAAGGGATTCACGGCAGTGTTGAGTCATGATGCTTTTTTCAAATCTTTATGTTGGTGATTCTTTGATTCTTGCTTATTGGTTTGTCTTGTTTTAATGTTGTAAAGAATGGGGCCTTGGTATTCTTGTTCCCTCATGGATTAATACAACTCAAATGAGGTTTTAGCAGCTAAAGAAATTTGGGAATTATTGAGGAGCAGGAAGAATAAGAATGCAGTGAGGAAGGGTAGCTTGGCCAATTGTGGGAGGAGGGTAAAGGGTAGAAGTGGCaggagtgaggggagggaaggggagagaaagtgagagcttttcttgcattcatgttcTTTTATAAGTGGCAGATTAGCTGCTATGCACTTCAGGAGTCAGGGGCGCAGATAGACGAAAATGGTAGCTCAAGATCCAAAACCAAGAGAGGCTGCTGGATCAGTGCAGTGGCTGGTGAAAACAAGGAGGCTTACCTGAGGACTCTGGGCCAGAAGGACCAGATGTCATCCTCTACAAAGAGGGGCAGAGCACAGTACCTTACCCATCTTTGCTGTCGTATTCTTGTTCCTCCTTCcgaggctcctcctcctcctccatctctcctGCATCTAGGGCTTCCCTTCGCTTCCGACAAAGCTGGACTGTAACCATAATAATTATGATCATGACCACCAGTCCTGTGGCTCCCCCAATCACAATCCCCAAGATCAGCATCTCCGAGTAGGTGACTGCAAGAGAGAGGAAGCAGGGTCAGAGGATGTCAACAATTTTGAGACAATTCTTCAAATTGATACAGCTCACCAGGACACCAGGGCTCTGCTTTCTGATCAGATCACCATCTAGAGAGTGGTTTGATCAGTCAAACTGCAGCTCACTGCAAACTGGCCAAACCATAGGTACAGAAAACTTCTGATAATTCATTGTCCAACAGATCTTGATCATTTGACATTTGGCTCAACACACCCTTCCAATTCATGGGGGCTCCAGTTCCTAAGCCCCCCTTCAAACTGACCGTCCCTTTTAGTGGGTTCATTGAGTAATTTATTGTTACATCTAAAACAAAATGAATTGAAATGTACTGGAGCATTAACAGGAATATCATCCAATCGTGTGGAAAATGTGCCAGTGGATCTCTTCCAGAATCATGATCACATGGGTTCCAAGCTTAATTGTATTGTGCTGTAGGCCAAGTAAGATCCATCATGATGCCGAATGGTTAAGATGTCCAGATAGTCAGATCATGGATTGTCAGAGTTTTACCATTGGAATGTGGGCCTCATTGTATACAGTGTCCTGGCACTATATTTATCATTCAGGCAGAGGGTTCTCACTCTCTTAAACCAGATGGTGTTCAAGTGGAGGACTGAAGACTGAGGAAGCAAGTGGTTCATCTGGCCACTGGTGTGAATTAGggagttaaataagaaagtctgcacatCCCTGGTGGTGAAGTGCTGGagagatgaagggctcaggcctgaaatgttggttattccttacttcctatggacattgtgtgacctgctgtgtttctctacCATATCATTTGGGGTATTTCCACATTTATGTGGAATAAGCGTATGCTAGTGACTTTGTAGCTCCCTCCAACATGAGCCAACATGTGATGATCACCAACTCATACACCCTAAATTTCGATGTTAAGGAAACAGGCTAAGGAAAACTTCTACTTCAAacttagggggaaaaaaaagacctcTTCACAGagggacacaaactgattctccTGGACTTCTTCTGGATGGAAAAAGACCCATCGGTCTTGCAAGGTGTGATTGATTAAAGAAAATAACAGGGAAGACTAAATCTCAATAAAGAGCATAAGcactgattgaccatttctaGCTATGGATACCACCTGACCCATCacgttcctccagcttctctttgattGCTCACATCAGGAAGACCAACTTCAATGGGGCCCTTCTTCTGACAAAATGTCTTGTCAAGGCTAACACACTTTTACCTCAGACAGCACAAAACATGATGATGATGAAACAAAGCAGCCACAACCGTTAAATGATATTATCATCTGAGCGAGTGACAGCAAGGATATTCGTGTCACCTGTGATGTGACCAGTACCAATGACCACTGAACTAATCACTACGTAATCCGCTAAGTTATTGCCTTCATTTTGGAGttaaagcaagaaaaaaaaaactttgaagccTTCAAGGGCCCTCACAGAGAACCTGATGAATCCCAGCGTATAGGAGCAACAAAGTGTCCACAGCGACTGTACTGCCCTGAAGTCCAGTACAATTAGCATTTTTTACTTCTCTCCCCAAAAGAAGCAAGTCTAGTTTGATGAGAATAACCCGATCGGCTCAGATATAATTAAGAGCAAGGTGTTTACAGAATGCAAGTAGTTCCATGGGACGAAACAAAAAACAGCCCTCTAGGCTGatgtcagcaaaaaaaaaatgagagggaGTTTCTGTTTCCAGTGAATTCCCTTCCCTCCTCTATGTCCTCAATAGCTATTTATTGATTCACTTCTTTCACCTCATGTTTCTACAAGGAAGAACAGCAACAGTCCAAGATTTGAAATGAGCAGCTGAAAGGAttctcagggttgtctgtgacGTCAACTTTAATGCAAACCTTTATGCACCACAGCAAGTTTGATTTCACCAACGACCAGGTCCACATCGGGGGGATTCAGAACCGTGCACAGGAAGGTTCCATTGTCCGTAAAACGGAAGTTAGTGATGGTAATTGAAGCATCTTTGCTCCAAATGTTCCCAGACCACACCACCCGGTCTTTAAATCGTCCTCCTGCAGCTGGATACGGTTGCTCTTGATAATATAGGACCTGCAGAGAGAAGGTAAAGGTGATGGATTCTGTGTGGGCATGGTCCCCACCAGCACAGAGAAGTGGGAGCTTCGCTTTGTACCCAATCAATGGTATTCCAGCAGAGTTTGATGTGATAACataaaggattttttaaaatataaccaGCGCACTGGAATCGTGCTGACGGATCTTGACCTTATACCTAACCACTCCTTGTCaggtacttttttaaaattttttttatttttcacactataaaaccatattaaccaagatacatacagacatttttcttcttaaatatatacagtgtcgttttctcctcctttttcccccctcccttcccttcccccctcactccctttcccatttatttaaagttcaatctataagatacattaaacccgttaaacaatgttgtcacttaataaaaataaacaagaaattttactgagtcagtatcttctccttctgtcattttaggtggtggaagtccacggtaggatttctctattgtgtttcatgtatggctcccatatttgttcgaatattgtaatgttatttcttaaattagatgttattttttctaatggaatacatttattcatttctatataccattgttgtattctcaagttgtcttctaatttccaggttgacataatacatttttttgctacagctaaggctatcataacaaatcttttttgtgctccatccaaatcgagtccaaaatctttgtttcttatattacttaggaggaagatctctgggttttttggtatattgctttttgtgattttatttaatatctgatttagatcttcccaaaatttttccactttctcacatgtccaaatttcatgaattgttgttcccgtttcctttttacagcaaaaacatctgtctgatactgttgggtcccatttatttaacttttgatgaATAGCCTGCATATCCTTGTCAGGTACTTGAGGGAGAGATGACTGCACAGGCCTTCATGCTGTCATTCCATCAGGATGATGACTACCTGGATTAAGAGACCATCAAAACATGAGAAAGTGTAATTGCAAAACACCTGACACTCCTTTCTCCACAACTCTTTCaacttttccttctttttctctctcccttcacaAAGCCCCCATTGGCACATTGTGCCTACACTCTGTTTTCTAAAGTAATGCAAATAATCCTgttcgccacccccccccccccaataaataTGTAACAACGCCTCTCTTACATTAGTCATGTTGTTCCTCTTTGGAAGATGCTATTGCTTCTGCCTCTATGACCCTAACTGCTTGTCCATTTCCAATCATAACTCACTACGTTAAAAATTCTCTTAATCTCCTGAGCTGGGTATTTGGCAGTGAGTGACTCACCTCCCGATTCCCCAGGGCCCTTGCACCATCTACAAGGCATTAGACAGAagtacacagaacattacagcacagcacagaccCTTTGGTCCATGATGTGGCCACAACTGATATAAACAATCCAAACGAGGGGCGGACAACCTTTTACCATGCATGGGCtggatggtgtgtcagtggttgaacagtGGGCTGCCgtgatgctaccataaatgaaataaataaataaattgaatgaaaaaataaaggaatgaataaataaatgaaaagatAAATAAAGAAGTGAAATGAAATGAATACAATtatgcatttcaggtcaggaaaggcatcttcaaatctggaaatgcaccacaaATCATGAGTTTATGGCAGCACAaaactaggcaggcgaaccggcccctctTGTAATCCatgcagccggccaaaatggtgccgtcaggggttaccccttcttctcagcacagggttcagaagcccatgctgggggaccacgtgacgcctggaTGATGTCAGCAacccccagcatggttctcagccggGTCCggcctgggagtataagtccagcccagcagcctgtaataaatcagttctgctcactgagctaaaaccgtctggttgtgtgttctttcagtagcagtgtagctgcagctacaagttagtcattaaaattacacaacaataaaaaaaatcaataaggagAAAAATGAGTcacaattaaaacaaaataactaaccaCAAAACAGAGAGCAGTGAGAGGGGAAGAATGTCGCGATAGAGAGGGGGAAATGTCACACAAAGAGAGGGAGATTTCACGCAGAGAGAGGGGTACGTCACAGAGAGAGGGTGAGTCACACACAGAGAGGGATTTATGCACAGATAGGGGAGAGCGCAGGGGGAGGGGAAGTCTGGCGCgtggaggatggggggggggagtctgGCGCGCGGAAGACGGGGGGGGGAGTCCGGCGCGCGGAAGACGGGGGGGGAGAGTCCGGCGCgcggaggagggtggggggagagtccGGCGCgcggaggagggtggggggagagtccGGCGCgcggaggagggtggggggagagtccGGCGCgcggaggagggtggggggagagtccGGCGCGCGGAGGACGGGGGGAGAGTCCGGCGCGCGGAGGACGGGGGGATCCCCTGCGCGGAGGACTGGGGGGATCCCCTGCGCGGAGGACTGGGGGGATCCCCTGCGCGGAGGACTGGGGGGATCCCCTGCGCGGAGGACTGGGGGGATCCCCTGCGCGGAGGACTGGGGGGATCCCCTGCGCGGAGGACTGGGGGGATCCCCTGCGCGGAGGACTGGGGGGATCCCCTGCGCGGAGGACTGGGGGGATCCCCTGCGCGGAGGACTGGGGGGATCCCCTGCGCGGAGGACTGGGGGGATCCCCTGCGCGGAGGACTGGGGGGATCCCCTGCGCGGAGGACTGGGGGGATCCCCTGCGCGGAGGACTGGGGGGATCCCCTGCGCGGAGGACTGGGGGGGATCCCCTGGGC contains the following coding sequences:
- the LOC138741087 gene encoding myelin protein zero-like protein 2, which gives rise to MCSHNLPWRLFVAATLAGLSNVAGVHVYTVGNVEVRNGTEYRLKCTFQTTAPVGKQTMVTWSFRPDKHGTEEVVLYYQEQPYPAAGGRFKDRVVWSGNIWSKDASITITNFRFTDNGTFLCTVLNPPDVDLVVGEIKLAVVHKVTYSEMLILGIVIGGATGLVVMIIIIMVTVQLCRKRREALDAGEMEEEEEPRKEEQEYDSKDGMEMEKLNGEVLSLTEEVESARVS